One Prunus dulcis chromosome 7, ALMONDv2, whole genome shotgun sequence DNA segment encodes these proteins:
- the LOC117634277 gene encoding polygalacturonase inhibitor-like has translation MRIIQNHIYFYLHAHAIPINIQHFIGSQSHSQSKTQKMDLKLSTLLFLTLLFSTILNPALSELCNPKDKKVLLQIKKAFNNPYVLSSWNPETDCCDWYSVTCDSTTNRVNSLTLFSGGLSGQIPTQVGDLPYLETLEFHKQPNLTGPIQPSITKLKRLKELRLSWTNISGSVPDFLSQLKNLTFLELSFNNLTGSIPSSLSQLPNLDALHLDRNKLTGHIPKSFGEFHGSVPDLYLSHNQLSGTIPTSLAKLDFSTIDFSRNKLEGDASMIFGLNKTTQIVDLSRNLLEFNLSKVEFSKSLTSLDLNHNKITGSIPVGLTQVDLQFLNVSYNRLCGQIPVGGKLQSFDSSTYIHNQCLCGAPLPSCK, from the coding sequence ATGCGCATCATCCAAAATCACATATACTTTTACTTACATGCACATGCAATACCTATAAATATCCAGCACTTTATTGGATCACAATCACATTCTCaatccaaaacccaaaaaatggaCCTCAAGCTCTCCACCCTCCTCTTCTTGACCCTACTCTTCTCCACCATCCTAAACCCAGCTCTCTCCGAGCTCTGCAACCCGAAAGACAAGAAAGTCCTCCTACAAATCAAGAAAGCTTTCAACAACCCCTACGTCTTGTCCTCATGGAACCCGGAGACAGACTGCTGTGACTGGTACTCTGTCACCTGTGACTCCACCACAAACCGCGTCAACTCCCTCACCCTCTTCTCCGGCGGACTCTCCGGTCAAATTCCGACCCAAGTCGGTGACTTGCCGTATCTTGAAACACTTGAGTTTCACAAGCAACCCAATCTTACCGGACCAATCCAACCCTCCATTACCAAGCTTAAGCGCCTCAAGGAGCTGCGCCTCAGCTGGACCAACATCTCCGGCTCTGTCCCTGACTTCCTCAGCCAACTCAAAAACCTCACCTTTCTTGAACTCTCATTCAATAACCTCACGGGCTCCATCCCCAGCTCGCTTTCTCAGCTTCCAAACCTAGACGCTCTTCATCTAGACCGTAACAAGCTCACAGGTCATATTCCGAAGTCATTCGGAGAATTCCATGGCAGTGTTCCAGACCTCTATCTCTCTCACAACCAGCTCTCAGGCACCATACCAACCTCATTAGCCAAACTGGACTTCAGCACCATAGACTTCTCCAGGAACAAGCTCGAAGGCGATGCATCCATGATCTTTGGATTGAACAAGACTACCCAGATTGTGGATCTGTCGAGGAACTTGCTGGAATTTAATCTATCAAAGGTGGAGTTTTCCAAGAGCTTGACTTCGTTGGATCTCAACCATAACAAGATCACAGGCAGTATTCCGGTGGGGCTGACCCAAGTGGATTTGCAGTTCCTGAACGTGAGCTACAACAGGTTGTGTGGTCAGATTCCAGTGGGTGGGAAGTTGCAGAGCTTCGATTCCTCAACATATATCCATAACCAGTGCTTGTGCGGTGCTCCACTCCCAAGCTGCAAGTAA